In Castor canadensis chromosome 6, mCasCan1.hap1v2, whole genome shotgun sequence, the genomic window cgatcaaattcatccctctattactctttctttaacttccctTGTCCTCCCCCTTTTTAAGTTTTAtggtattttcatatatatatatttcattttatatatttttatatatgcatatatatagatataatgtACTGGGCACTTTGATCCTATTcaccccccatcaccctctcctttcccggACCCCTGCCACTGgtgcccccccaccccgccaacAAACTGTCTCTCTTTTACAATCTACGTTGGCTATCTTGAAAGGGGTGCTTTCAGTTGTGCCCCTGACTGAACTGCGTCTTATCTGCACAAGACTTGCAACCAAGCACCTTGCTGGACCTCAGGCTGGCCTCCGTAACTCTTAGCAGTCAGGTTCTAGAACTGGACTGACTCCAACAGGCAGATGCCCTGCCAGTCACAAAAAGGCTGCAATCAGGTCACACAGCAGTCTGCTCTTAGCTCCCTTAATGCTGCCCTGACTTCCTATTCAAAGTCCTTAAATGACAAAGTTTTCACATCTAATCCTGTGCCTGGCTGGAAGCTTCCTGCTTCCCTCAGCTTCTGTCTCAAGATCCTTCTAAGGCCGAGCTTTGAGCAGTGCTCTAGAGGTTGGTGTGCCTGGTTCATGTGCTCACGCTGTTGGTATGTATctagtttgctttctttctctgtcagGGCTTAGCCTGGTCTATTATCTGAACATACCTGAACAATCATGGGCTGCTGCCTGCCTAGGCTCACAATTCACTTCCAGTGTCAACCTTCTACAGCAAAAGTAAACGTGAGGTCCCAATCTTACAGTTCAACTCTGTCACTACACAAGACAAGCCCAGGAGGGGACCAGCCACCTAACACACTGGACATATGACACCTGTCCTGAAGCAGGTAACCCAGTTTGCTCTGAAAGCAAAGAGTCAAGTTGGTATAGGATGTGCTattcacaaggaaaaaaaaagagaagatctAAGTTCCAAAAGAGTCAAAAAGAAATGTATCATCataccattaaaaaataaataaataaaagaagaaaaatattaaccACACAAAGAACTATGTGAAGAACAGCTGGGAACCACTTTGTTTTTGCCCACCAAAATCACTTTTAATGCTGTGGTATAATTATCAAGTCCTGTGATGCCAGGCTATAACActgtttttcacacacacacacacacacacacacacacacacacacacacacacaatccctcCCTCAAAGCTTCTCAGACTGTGGATGAAAATCAGTTTCAGATCAAAAACAATTTAAGCAAATATAaccaatgacttttccctttgagctttatttatttttcttttctccttttcaaagCTTGGTGCCCCACTACTTTCAGAGGCCACTACTTGGGACTCATCCTAAGACCAACCTGTGAGTTTATCATCAAAATGCAAACCCAGTGTACTTCTTTGGATGGCAGAAACAGTCTAGGAGGTCCATGGTTTTATCATGATTCATCATGCTGTTTGAAAAGACTCCATGACAAAGGGCCCCCAACATACCAATTAAACAAGAGACAAATAACCAGTCAAGATATTCCATGATAAGAtccttaaaaattatctttaattgaTGCCAAATATGAACGGATCATAAAGTGACAGAAGCAAGTAAAATTGCATAGATGAAAACTATGCGCGTAAATTAGGTTCTCAATTTGTAACATTCAATGTCCTCTACCTGACATGTTAAACAGGGCAAGGAAGTTGCACAGGAGGTGAAAATGAGACATCCTTCACTCAAGGGCTAAGCGACTGGCAAActcaagaaataaaacagagCTTTTTCTGCTTAAATGGTTTGTTGTCCTGATGGTGCACTCCACATAAATACTACTCAATTTTTATCTTTAACCTCCATTATTCTTTGTCTTTACTACTAGAGCTATGTCGTAGCGAGCCCATGTACTCTACTTACAGCTGCTGTATTAGACCATCCCAAAACAGTGCACTTGAAGAGAAGAAGGGGGTGTCTGCAAGTTTGGACCTGGAATATTCTGCAAGGGCTTTCTTAtttagtttggttttggttttcttttctttcctcctctttgaTTGTGATACAAAACTTTTTGAGACTGTTAGAAGTCTCacatcataaaactaaactcATAGTTAGGTCCTAAATGAAAATCACTGTGACAGAGGTTAAGATGCCTTAAAGCTGATAGTCCTGGGCTCACAAGGCTTCCCCTTTACATGTGCACTGGACTTCCCCAGAAAGCCCATGGGCATTTTGCCTGAGCAAAGAGCCTGGCATTTGACCCCACGGCCTCTAACCTTACATCTACACCCTGAATGAGTTTGTAGTGACCCAAGTCAATGGGACAGTTTGACTTAACACTTCAGCATCTTCTTGCTTCTTTACAAAAGTGATGAGTAATGTACATTCCTTTAAAATTTACCTGAGTCATGCTAGACATGTTTGCATATACCCTGAAGTCCCGTGACAGAGATGCAAGTACTAACATGCCACACGGCGGGTGAGAACTCACCTCCTGAGATCACAGTTTAACATGGGTTGTGTCTGGTCtttaaattctaatttatttatgGGTCCTCtgaaaatgagcataaacatcAAAAGACTTCACTTTTGCTGGAAGATAAAAGTAGTTGTTTTGCAGTTTATAGTCTTTCTAACAATTTTATACTATGGATGGTTACCACCCACAAATTCTCACCACTACCAGGAATAAGTCATTCCTGGAAGAAAATGGGAATTGCCTTCTGCTAATGTTCTCTATCTACATTTTGTCCAAGTCAATCTACCAAACatagaattaaatttttaaattgctaaaaAATCATGTGTTTGGGGGTCTCTTATGCTAAAAGGGAGGGTTAGAAACTATTTTTACTGACTGGCTCTTAGATGTTAACTAATTTGAAAACTTTGTAACTACACCCAAGATGAAGAAGGCCCTTTATGGACTGAACCAAAACGTCTACTTAGAGAAACTCATTCTTTATTTaccatttacatatttttttattcttaaatgaaTCAAGACTGTGATACCCCTTGTCCATTATGGTGGAATCTAAATGTACCACGTGATTTCATTTTAGAGAAATGACTGTCCGTTGGCCATAATGTAGAAGAGAAACTTGCTATTGGTTTATCTGATTTGTTGGGCTAACTCACTCCAACACAATGATTTAACTAAGAATCAGAATTCAAGTCTCAGAGGGGAGGGGGGAGTTGTGCACAGATGAAGACAGGAGGGAagtgtaaaaacaaaaattttcctgGCTATATTCTGCCTTCTAGAAATCTGAGGACAGGAAATTAATGTCTTTGGTCTTTCTGGTTCAGATCACTTGAGGTGAGATTCTGGGATGGCTAACAGCTCTGGGGTGACCCAACTCTTCCACTGCCACCCTATGGAACTAGGGCTCCGCACACTGGAGGAGCTGAGCTATGGCTATCAGCACATCAGAAGTTTTCTCCTTGGAGAAAACAAGTGTTCAGGGCATGAGCCATCAAAGCTCAATACCTAAGAAGGGAATAAAAAGTCAAAAAGCCTCATAAAGTAAATATGAAGAAGGAAACCAAGTAATAGTCATTCCTTAACAGGCAGCTTTGATAAGTGCACCTTCAGGTCTACAAAGACATTTCAGCACATTACAGTGCAGGGCAAGGAGTGTTGTCAAAGTTTGCATGCCTATGCTACACAGATCATCCCTGTACTTCACTCTCACTGAATTTGTTGCATGAGCTATAGATGGCTAAACAGCATTCATTTCCCATACCACCCCAAATTCATCACAACAGCTCATCTGCAATCCCAGGCAGAAGGGTTCCCCACCTGTGGCAGCTTTTCCTGTAACACATGAAGAAGAATCAACCAGTCCCAGTTATAACTACAAGATGAATACCAAGTAGCCAGAGTCTGTCTTATCAGTTTTGGTCTGATTTTCTCATTCTCTAACCCATCCATCCCACAGTACTGAGTGGATTATTGCTGTTGACAGAGTGCAATGTGTCAAAGTTCTGTTGTGTCCTAGACCTCAAAGTCCAAATAAAAGATCAAGACATCCCCAGGAACTGGGAGAGGGGATGGCATTTTTTTTCCCAACTGGGGACTGTTTAAATGAAGTAGGAaagggatagatagatagatagatggccAGGATGATTTCAGGTTCAAATGTAGAGGAAACAACACATGGTAGGATTTAATGCCCTGTAGTCAGAGGCTGGGCAGTTCTTGGCCACTCATCTTCCAGGACATGTGTCATGTTCATCTTACAGACACCCGAAGTtggacaaggaaagaaaagattcactttctttctttcaatcaaGTCAGTCAGCCTGGATATCACACTCGTTTCTTAGTTGATTGCCTCAATGCTAGTCTGAGGATAGGTAGGATGGGGGACAGGGAAGATTCCGGAAGAAGCCAGGCAGGAATTATAAGATGGTCAGCAGCAGGCAGCCATAAGCTAAGTGCAGAATGAAGATTCGCCACTCTGGTGTCCCAAACACAGGCTGCAAGTGCTTCTCCATTGGTGGACAGCTGCCGGGCTCCAGAGGCCTGTGTTATGTGACTGTCTTTCAGCCAGGCACAGGGTCCCTGCCATTCTCTGGGCTCAGTGACTGGGGCAACAGAAGTTAGATGCTCAGCCTGTGAAATGTCTGCCAGGTGGAACAATCATAGGGGCATCATAGGCAACATCTAAAGTGTGTGGGCCAAGAGGGAAAGCCAAGGAAAGGTCATTATGAACGAAATGTTCCCACATCCACAGTGATGGCTGAACAGACCCGACTGTCAGAAATCCACAAAGCACTGTAGTAACAGAGAAGGAATCAGGAGATGCTCCAGGAACACTACACTGAACCTGAGGAAGTTTACCTGTCCAGAGTGGCCCTCCATAGGAAACAAAGTTCCCAAAAGTTTATCTTGACTTCTgatggagaagaaggaaagacaagtTCACAGTTCATGTCCACTTCAAAGATGGGTCTCCCGTCATGTTCCAATCAGGCTGCCAAAGGGACCAAGTCCAGATAATGGCCAGAGAGACAGCACCTTCCTGGCTCCCTCCAGGGCTGAGGGTGGTGTGGTCTTCTCACAGTGGTGAAGTGAGAGAGTgaggatggaaaaataaaacaaaaccaaaaaaaagcaaaatgtctgAGCCCCAacccttcctccctcttgttaAATAACTTCTCAGCTGTGTTACAGAGGCACTTTCTGCAGTTCACTGTGGGTACAGGAGAAAGGCACTAAGCAGCTATTATTACGTCAATCGGTTGAGTTTCTTCAGGGAGCCTCAAGGGGAGGGCCAAAGTCTCTACAGACTTCAGATCATGACTGCAAAAAGAAATTAGCTCTACCTCGGATGCATACAATAGATAAACGTTATCATTTACATCCTAAGAATGCAccaaaaaacatgcaatattgcaccttttttgtttgtttgttttgctgtgtttAACTGCAGCTAGAAAGAATACTTATCTTAGGTGTTATTACATATACCTTGATGACATATTTAGTTTTCCACAGTTTCTCTTTAAGGGATGGGCATTATTGGTCCTCTCTCTGCCTAGACCTGCACAGAAACCTGACATTTCCCTGAGCAAAGGCAGGAAAATTGAGGGAgtatcccccacccccaccccccccattATTTCTTTGGGGCCTTTTATCCCACAGACTTGtagtttctattatttttttaaattttattactgaAATCATGCATTGGTGAATTCAAGGTATATCTTAATCAAATAGGCCATATGCTAATAAGAGAACATGCTTTGAGCTCCAAAAAGTTAGTGTTCCCATCTGACTAACATATGCATTTAAATACAGTACTTTGTTTACTAATAAAATAGTTAATTAATGAAGGAGTGCACTTTTGGTGAATGCAAATGAAAAGGATCTAATTTTAGAATAGTCAATTTCAACGTAAGCTTATTCCCTATTGTCTGGGTTACTGTTCTCTACATGcgattataaaattaatgttatcGGATTCAAACATGCTTAACATTTAACTCTTGTGCTCTCTGGCAATAAGGAGGGTAAGTTTTACATCCAGTTCTGAAGGCCAGGGGTCAGGGTGCAGGactagggagaaaaaaacaaacaaactggatTTAGCTCATCTGCAGTTAAGAAAACTTAGCAGCACTGCAGatgaattaattaattgaatTCAGTTATCCTTTTCTGAGAGAATACTCTGGATTCAAAGGAGAATAGGGCAGAGGGAAAATTACAGATCAGGACCAATTTCTGATTTAGAAGGTGCTTTGTGAACCAGTTGGAAgtaattttggtttttgttcacCTTGCAATATACAGTTCAGTTgatcaaaataaaaacctttatTCATTGCCCATTGTGCTGGTATATCCTGTTACATATAATACAGCTGATGCACGGTGCAGTTTGCAAAGATAGAATATTGGAGTCCCatgcaaattttaatttcatatttctaaATGATCATCtgatattaagttaaaaaaattaatgaagccaAAAGAGTTAGAAATGTTTCAGTTTGTGGAAATATATGAATGTTATTTTACATAGACTAATTAATGGACTGCACTTTTAAGCTAGTTTTAGAAAATACtctcttttcccatttttttaataaaatgaaaatagtttattttgttcATGGACCTCATAAGCTTCTCATTTGTCACTCTCCAAATCCACAATGCAACAACGCATTGACAGTTAAATAGAGCATTCAAAGACTATTTAGTAAAGTATCTACAAAGTGTGACATGAGTCACTagggtgggtttttttctttttttcagtctttcaaGCTGCTAAGTGGGGCTGTTTTTGTTtgcttccccctttttttttaaacatcggTCAGTAACTTGCTCTTATTAACACAATTCTGGTTAGCTGTGGTGCAATTGCCAGTTCTGATATTGGCCTGTCTATAGTGGGTTATACTATTATTCATATCTTCTTCGATCTCCATATACTCAGATTTGCTGATAGTGGAGGAACTGCGGCGGCTGAGGTCACTGTCAGAGGCTAAGTTAGGAGAACTAACGTGGAGCAACTGAGCCTGCTCTTCCCCCTCAGTTTCTCGGTGGTAGAAATAGTTGAAATTGGACACAATGACAGGTACGGGCAGGGCAATTGTCAGCACACCAGCGATGGCACACAAGGAGCCCACGATCTTGCCTCCAATTGTCACAGGGTACATGTCACCGTATCCCACAGTGGTCATGGACACCACCGCCCACCAGAAAGCATCGGGGATACTGGAGAAGTGCGACTCAGCTTCTTCCGCCTCGGCAAAGTACACTGCGCTAGAAAACAGTATGACCCCGATGAACAGGAAAAAGATAAGTAGCCCTAGTTCTCTCATACTGGCTTTGAGGGTCTGGCCCAGAATCTGAAGGCCCTTAGAGTGGCGGGAGAGTTTGAAGATTCTAAAAACCCTTACCAACCGGATGACCCGGAGGATGGCCAGAGAAGTAGCCTGCTCACCCTTCTGGTTGCCCTCCTGCTCAGCTATCTCCGTGCCTAAGGTGATGAAATAAGGAATGATGGCGACGATGTCGATGAAATTCATGATGTTTTTAAAGAAGTCCGTCTTGCTGGGGCAGGCGAAGAAACGCACCACCAGCTCAAAGGAGAACCAAATGATACACAGCGTTTCCACGATGAAGAAGGGGTCTGTGAAAATGTTGGAGTTGTAGATGACCGTGGTGTTGTCGATACGGTGGATGGTGCCCGTGAAGTCCTTGTCATCCTTCAGCTCCGGGAGAGTCTCCAGGCAAAAGATGACGATGGAGATGAGGATGACCATGACAGAGACAATGGCGATGACCCGGGCTGGCCCTGAGCTCTCGGGGTACTCAAAGAGTAGCCACACCTGGCGCTGGTATTCCTTCTCGGGCAGGGGGCGCTCCTCTTCCTTGATGAAGCCCTCGTCTTCTCGGAACTTCTCCATAGCTTCCTCTCCCAACTCGTAAAATTTGATCTCCTCGGAGAACATGTCCAGAGGCACGTTGACCGGCCTCCGCAGGCGCCCCCCGGACTGGTAGTAGTACAGGATGGCATCGAAGCTGGGTCGGTTGCGGTCGAAGAAGTACTCGTTCCGCAGGGGGTCGAAGTA contains:
- the Kcna1 gene encoding potassium voltage-gated channel subfamily A member 1, with translation MTVMSGENVDEASAAPGHPQDGSYPRQADHDDHECCERVVINISGLRFETQLKTLAQFPNTLLGNPKKRMRYFDPLRNEYFFDRNRPSFDAILYYYQSGGRLRRPVNVPLDMFSEEIKFYELGEEAMEKFREDEGFIKEEERPLPEKEYQRQVWLLFEYPESSGPARVIAIVSVMVILISIVIFCLETLPELKDDKDFTGTIHRIDNTTVIYNSNIFTDPFFIVETLCIIWFSFELVVRFFACPSKTDFFKNIMNFIDIVAIIPYFITLGTEIAEQEGNQKGEQATSLAILRVIRLVRVFRIFKLSRHSKGLQILGQTLKASMRELGLLIFFLFIGVILFSSAVYFAEAEEAESHFSSIPDAFWWAVVSMTTVGYGDMYPVTIGGKIVGSLCAIAGVLTIALPVPVIVSNFNYFYHRETEGEEQAQLLHVSSPNLASDSDLSRRSSSTISKSEYMEIEEDMNNSITHYRQANIRTGNCTTANQNCVNKSKLLTDV